Within the Iodidimonas sp. SYSU 1G8 genome, the region AAGCCGCGCGACTGCGCCCAACGTCCATTGCCGTCCATGATGATGGCGATGTGCGTCGGCGTGATGCCGTACTCCTGCTTGGGCGAGACATCGAGCATGCGTCAGACCTGCATGATGTCCTTTTCTTTGCTCGCCAACATCTCGTCGATGCGTTTCACCATGCGGTCGGTCATGTCCTGGATCTCATCGCCATACAGCTTCTGATCATCCTGACTGATATCCCCGCCCTTTTCGAGCCGCTTCAACAGATCCATGCCGTCGCGCCGCACGTTTCTGACCGCGACCTTCGCCTGCTCGGCATAACGGCCGGCGACCTTGCTCAGCTCGGCGCGCCGTTCCTGGTTGAGCTCGGGAATCGGTATACGCACCAGCGTGCCGTCGACGGCGGGATTGAGGCCCAGACCCGAATTGCGGATCGCCTTGTCGACGGCCGAGACGTTGGCCCGGTCCCAGACCTGCACGCTGATCATGCGGGATTCCGGCACGCTGACCGTGCCGACCTGGTTGATCGGCATCGCCGATCCGTAGACATCGACGACGATGGGGTCGAGCAGCGAGGCCGAGGCCCGGCCTGTCCTCAAACCGCCAAACTCGGTGGCAAGAACTTCCACGGCGCCCTGCATGCGGCGCTCGATGTCGCCCAGGTCTACGTCTTCCTCAGCCATGTTCGGCTCCTATTTACCTATGGTCGTGAACGTGCCCTTGCCGGACAGCACCCGTGTCAGGCCGCCCGGCTCCTGAATGGAGAAAACAAGGATCGGAATGTCGTTTTCGCGGGCCAGCGAAACCGCCGAGGCATCCATCACCTTGAGATCATTGGACAGGACCTCGAGATAGTTCAGATGCGTATGGTAGATGGCGTCCGGATTCTTCTTGGGATCATCGGAATAGACGCCATCGACCTGCGTCCCCTTCAGCAGGGCGTCGCACCGCATCTCGGCCGCGCGCAGGGCGGCCGCGGTATCGGTGGTGAAGAAAGGATTGCCGGTGCCCGCCGCGAAGATCACCACCCTTCCCTTCTCCAT harbors:
- the frr gene encoding ribosome recycling factor, coding for MAEEDVDLGDIERRMQGAVEVLATEFGGLRTGRASASLLDPIVVDVYGSAMPINQVGTVSVPESRMISVQVWDRANVSAVDKAIRNSGLGLNPAVDGTLVRIPIPELNQERRAELSKVAGRYAEQAKVAVRNVRRDGMDLLKRLEKGGDISQDDQKLYGDEIQDMTDRMVKRIDEMLASKEKDIMQV